The Rhodamnia argentea isolate NSW1041297 chromosome 7, ASM2092103v1, whole genome shotgun sequence genome contains the following window.
CTCAGAAAGCAAGTGATCATCGATCGGCTATGGCGTCGGTTCGGGCCAAGTTGCTGATGATGTTCCTGGTGGCGCTTGTGGTGGCCCAGACCCAGGTGGGCGAGGTGCGAGCGCAGAGCTGCTCAACCCAGATGGCCGGCCTCAACGTGTGTGCGCCATTCGTGGTGCCTGGGACGAACAAAGGACCGAGCGCCGAGTGCTGTGGCGCGCTCCAGGTGGTGGAGCATGACTGCCTCTGCAGCACTCTTAGGGTCGCCACCAGCCTTCCTTCGGCGTGCCACCTCCCTCCCGTCTCGTGTGGTACGTCCTACTTTGATTGTGTTCGATCACAATTTTTCCAGTGACAGTGGACAGAATCTAATCCTTTTCAAATAGTAATCGCGCAATTTAGCATCTTGAGTTTTTCTTCGGTCTCGACTAAGGTTGCATCCACCCATTAGGACAAAATCCTAGACAATATCTTCACATGACTTGGTATCATAAGAGAGTTCTATGTGGTGTagtaaaaatcaaaacaaagaacggggaaattgaaaagttgtattactctcttttcttctttcacctTACCTTTCTGTTTCTTTTGCCATTTTGCAGATTCAATGTGATGAAGACCTCGGTGACTGCTGATCTGCTGGCTAATGAGTTGAATAATATGATGAACTCCTTTTTTTCCATCTTCCGTTTATCTTTGTTCGATACTTCCCGGCACGTTCATCTGAAAACTCAGCAGATGCCCTGTGGCCCAGAGATGGGATCACCTACCATCCGATGAAATAAAAGAATTCTTGTGATCTTTCTTGCAATTTTAGTTACAACTACGGCATGGTCTGTATAATAATTTGCCCTATTGCAGCTATTGCTGTCTTCTATCCGAAAATCGAATAGTACAATACATGACCAAAACTCGAAAGAGATGGTGGAGAAATTAAAGTTAAAGGGATTAAGTGTGGTTTGATGATGGGAATAAACCTGTTCGATGGATAAGAATAACGATTGCACATAGGGGAAGATGAAAGTACTAGAAAATCCAAAACATGTCATGAAAATTAAAGATGTGCGAGGCCCTTTCTAAGCGCCAGCGTTTTCATTTTACCTAATGATTTGGGTTTAATCGACAGTTTAAACATATCGACAGCATCAAGACATTACAGAAATGCAAGGAAGTGTCTTCGGCCTCGGATTCATCTGCAATAGATTGAATTGAACCATGGAAATGGAATCTCTAAGGCGACAAGAGTACCAAGTATCCAATACTATTCTGAGAGTGATCTATGGTAACGATAAGAAACTGTTTTTGGGAAGCCTGCGAAATGCGACAGTTACTGCCGAAGGAATTTGTGGAAGTCGATGTCCTATGTCACAATATCACCAGTTACATTGTCGAATTCTAGCGAGGAAAAGTTTGGCACAGAAGAAGGCAATCCGCTTTGCCTTTCGCGATCCCCATTTTTGGAAACAGATCAAGTACGATCGTTTGTACTTTCACATAAACTTGACATCATTTGATTTGTTCCGGAGCCTGGTTTCTCTAACTAGTATATCAAACGTACTTACCCTGAATCTAATGATGTAGAATTTGCAAGAGATCAACGGTCAATTTTCTGGAATAGAGTAATGAGTTGGCCCCTAAATAtacgaaaaataactttgaaACCATGTCGGATGATCTTCCAGTCTAGCCATGGTATCGTGCACACAACAAGTTTTCCTCTGCATTACGATTCCCCTAACTATCCGAGACCAAAAAGTTACAATCTGTTTATGTAAATGGTGGAGAAATCCATTGGCAACGGTTCATCTAAGTAAAAAAATCTCAGGATATGATGTGTTTTTTGCTTGGACTTAATTGCAATGGTGATGGAGATGGAAGGATTGCTAATTGTGGTACGTTTTATGCTTCCATCCTAAGATGAGGCCGCACTTCTGAGCTTCAACAATGGCCAATGTCGGTGATCGAAGCTTCCTTCATCACATCGAACGCAATCGATTcatcaagaaaatggaaaagaacaTTTCAATTACAAAGGAACTCTCATTTATTTCATGGTTATAGGGAATAACGGTCGAGTCGAGTACATATTCTCAGCCCTCCCTAAAGCTGATATGAAGGGTAGATGCCCTTTCTTTATTAGGCCCTCCATTTATCTTCAAGCTTCGCTTCTCGATCGCTCTCAACTCTGCAAGCTGCAACATTCATTgaacaagagaaagagattattTGCAGAGAACTATTGCTCCATGTCTTTTACCTAGCAAGACCAACAAGTTGACCAACATAGTAAAAATCCCaagaaagaggggagagaagGAGAATGGAGACGTGGGGCTCACTAGTTGCAGTCGGTGTTGGGGCTGATGCTGAACCCAAGAGAGACCCCGCAGAACCCAGCGAGGGTGGCGATCGCGGTGGCGTTGGGGCTGTAGGCGTCAATGAGGCCCATGATGCACGTGCACACCGCGTGCCGGTCCTCCAGGGGCTCTGCCACCATGTTGAGGGTGGTCATGGCGTCGCAGCAAGGGGTCCCCGGGTACGGGTCCGGCGTCCCATAGGCTATGAAGGTGGAGCACGTCGATAGGAGCGCTGTCACAGTGGCGCAGTCCACAGCGGCTTCGGCGGCCCCAAGGAACAAGAGGGACGCGATCATCATCGTCGCCGTCATCGGCGTTTGGACGCTGCGCCCTCCTCCCATTGCACTCCCAACTGCTAAAAAAGCCTTAAGAAGGCGATGCCGCTTGTCTCTTAATTAGCTCCTCGGTGGAACGGAACATGcaaaaatttcttttacttGGGTTTGGACCGATGAATTGAAGACAGAATGTGAGTGGGTGGGTGCCCAATGAGATGCGCATGAACATGCAAACTCATGGAGTTCAAAAGTCTTTCTCTCGCTCTGCCTCTAAATTCTTCTTTATattaaaagatatgcaaaaagGGACGACAAGTGGTGTCGTGGTGTAGTTGGTTATCACGTCAGTCTAACACACTGAAGGTCTCCGGTTCGAGTCCGGGCGACGccatttgcttttgtttttatcTCTCTGTTCGCaccattttgtttttgttaatttcttttgaggcctccttttttttttttctttcaaattttctcgATTGAAGTGCTTAATATCTTCTTTCtgtggtgtttttttttcctttggaaatACTGATGTTCAACGACCAAGTCATTTGTTAACGAGAACTTCAGAACTCAcaaatgacaaaatttaaacaaaaaatagtgCGAGATGTCCTCTTATGCAACTTGGGCTCCGTTTACTTTGAAAATGGATGTTTcgggaaatattttcctaaaaataatcgttcaTATTGCTTTTAAAgatgaaaaaacgaaaaatattttcctcatctatgaaaatatttaaacataagtTGTTATTGACAATGAAGacattttttcattgactaattatctcAACtgatacaaatgattattttaagattgatattttttaaaatttatcaattattCGCGGAATAAAAGGGGCTTTCGAGGTACTTGTTTTGTGCAAGATAGATGATTTAGTAATTACACAAAAACATCAATCATCGTagttaaatttcaaaattataatttcACGTAAGTAATCCGCTTGCAAGTCTGGTCATGACTCGCGGTTTTTAAGAAACAAAGTATCTTCTGTTAATTTTCGTAAATTTCGTATGTAAAATGTAATTTCCGGGATTTTTCGAAAGAATTAAGATTGAAACCCATTTTGCACGACATGTTGTGATGTCAAGATCCCTTCTTGACcataaccccttttttttttttctgaaagttaTGAATGGATCGGGATTTTAAGATgctttgtttcatggaaaaagtaacgatttgaaacatattttcctaaaaaaaatagttgttcATATTGCGTAGAAAAATGTATCCAAGCACGTTTGggtggaaattttcatttttcgagTGGATTGTGATATATGATGTTTGTATGGAATCAAAAAGTTAGGAACTGATAATTGAGATCTTCGTAAAGTCATTATAGGATTTTAAGTCGGCCTAAAATGTCAGGGGCATTTTGGTGATTATCCCGCTTGAGGACGCTTTAGACTTATTTTGTAgttttagggtgcgcatgaaaacacttctccatgatAAATCAACTTAtcatcggaagttgatttctctacttttcctcaaaagtagaagtggATTTTTCTACATCTGTTCTAGATTAACTTCTAATCGGAAAAATTCGTTtaataacggttgaaaatttatacttttgaaacattattaacaaaatcttcggcagTGATAGTTGACGGTGGCGGCGGTCGGCGATGgttggcggcggtggtcggcggcgacCGTGCTCGGCGGCCGGCGATCACAGCAACGGTGGTTGGCagaggcgggtgtggtccaagaagtgattctggagttgagaagttaaaattttttacttctcaaaattgaccaaaaatcttatcagaagtgaaaaatcttaccggaaatgaaaaatcataccagaagtcaatttttttaccaaacgaatttctacttcaatcgggtttttatcaaacacatttctctgccATATGGGCTTCTGGCAGAGGAATGCAATTTCTGAAGTGGTTTCATGGGCACCCTTAGTGATTGTTAGaggaaatatcaattttttttttgtccaaaggaAATATCAATTATTTGGATCGTTCCTATTATTCGGAAACTCGTGAaattaatatttacaaattaaaatcattgaaatattattattttatatatgCGAAAAATTACCATGCATCATGAAATCTAGTTGACCTGATGATGCATTGATATTCAATTAGATCCTGTGGTTGTGTGGTGACTTGATTACGGGGTACAAGATTTCTTACTCGTAAAGTGAGTGAACCGTTATTAATATTTATACCATAGGATTTATGTGATTGCTTTGAGGAAAATACTTAGCTGACCGGGGAGTTACCGAAACGTGGCTCTCCGCGGTGGCTCCACTACTTTTGATTTTTGGGCCGCTTGTGGTCACGAAATCTAGCTAACTTGATCATGCGTTGATATTCAATTAGATCTCGTGGTTGTGTGGTGATTTGAATGGAGGGTATTAGATTTCTTACCTGTAAAGTGAGCGCACCGTTGTTAATATTTACACTATAGAATTTATGTAATTgttttgaggacaatgcttagCTGAATGCGGCGTTATTGAAACGTGGCTCTCTGCAGTGGCTCCACCACTTTTGATTTTTGGGCCGCTTGTGATTGGTGAACATGAAATCTAGCTGACCTGATGATGCACTGATATTCAATTAGATCTCGTAGTTGTGTGGTGACTTGAATACGAGGTGCAAGGTTTCTAACCCGTAAAGTGAGTGGACCGTTACTAATAAATGTACTATAggatttatgtcattattttgaggaaaatgctTGGCTGACCGCAGCATAACTCTGCCTAGAGTAACGGTGCAGCCTGCATCCCACAATCTCCCAAGGAAATTGAATGACTTTTTCGTCCAGTTTCCttgggaaatcaaaatcacactTGTTGGTACTTGATtaccaacaataattttttttttttgtggctaaaagTAAGTTTAAAAGGAATAAAAACCTAGAATTATTAGTGACCAAAATTCAGATAATCACAAAGAATAAATTATATTTAGTCGATTTAATTCTTCTATTACATATTAAAAGTTTACTTTTGctactatttttccttttatacgagtttaaaaatttaatttagtaATCCATCGGTTTGAACTACATTGAACCATTTGAACAATAATTCTGATTTTAACAAAACTTATTAACGTTAAGTTACTGAAAAACAGTCACGAAATCAAGTTCCAAAGATGATTGTCTGTATTATACAAACATGTTGGGGTTTATTCATGTCAAATGCAAGAACTACAGTCCTTCTTTCCGTCGCAGGTGTTGAAGGCTTCTGTCCTAAGTCCAGGTGGTGATCAAAATCTGTCATTTCGAACATGGTGCATATGAACGGTTTGGTGTTGATTCCGAAATGCTTTTCAATTCATGTGTGCATAACTATTAAATTGAAACTGCAAGATTTTCAGATAGATTGGAGATTGTTGGAGACAATCAGTAGAGCCGACAAATAAATTCATTTAGTAAAGCAGATTTAGTTACATTCATTTGGTTTAATTGTAGTTATGACCTGAACTCTTATTGCTCGGGGACTTTTGccattgattcatctagtgaTGTTCCCGACTTTCGTTGAGTAATTAAGAgtgaatatttctattttatgcatgtttacttttgaaaaatttcgtgatataggaaaatactttctgagaaatcatttttaatgaaaatgttttgccTCGTTTATTTTTCGTTGACCGATCACTTTCAGAAAACCAAATGAGTGAAAGTCCAAAAACTTAATTTCCACTCAAACACACCCTTAAATTGATAGTAATCCCACCCAATTGATGACTCCCATCAGTAATTATAATCATCAATCTAAGTTCTCCTTTAAAAAGAGGCTGCGCATTTAGTTTTGACCCCATACTTTTGCCTTTTGAATCGGTTGACCTCTGCTCTTAACTTTACACTTTTTGTGAACTTTATGAAACTCGCATTTTGAACTTTATAGATTGACTCTcataatttcatataaattttttttagaagttcTCAAATGTTAAAGAGAAAGTCAATAAGTATTAGGAAGGCTTAGCTGAAAAATTGTTCCAAATAGGCCCATAAACCTTACTATTCAACATAAAAATCTGAAgtttaacccaaaaaagaaaagcatgaaaatctgaataaaaaaataaagaaagaaagaaatgaaaggctATGTCCAAAATTTAGAGGTAGCAGATGTTGCTtgtatttttcctaaatttgctACTTCCAATTATTGACTTGTGTTCCTAATAAGATTCTAGAATAAATGACACGGATCACCATATAAGTTCAAGCTTAATTAAGTACATTTCATTTTGTCAATACAGCTCAAAGTCCAAGAAACATACTAGTTTTGTCCACTAGATATGTGAGAGATGATTCAGCATCTTGATAGAAAATTTACCATCTTTGTTGAGGCGCGTATTATTTTCCTGGAAGGTAATTTACTCGCAAGAAAAAGTTTACGGCAAGACCGATTCGAAATTATAAAATCTCATTTTTCAAGACTATCCGTAATGACAGATCATTTTCCTCATCCATATGATTTGGACTTCGATATTATCCACCTTGCCTTTTAGACCAACAGATATATCGGATGGACGATTCGGTATCTCAATGGAAAATTTATCATCTCCATGGAGGCTCATATCATTTTTCGGGAAGGTAATTAACTTGCAAAAGACAAGTTCATGATGGAGTAAATTTAGATCcataaaatatcatttttcgAGACTGTCCATAATGGTACATTACTTTTTCGCTAATATGTTTTGTACCTCGATTATCAATTTCTTACCTTTCGGATAGTATGCCGGCACAACCGTATTGGAATGGCGTGGAGCAAGAATTCTTGTGCTCGATGGTAAGAATTGTGGGAATAGAATTGAAtgagaattatttatttatttttaaatagattCACTTTATGTTGTAGTTGCATTAATAGTATAATAATTGATGTTTCTCAAATATAATTCAACATTGTTAATTTATTAATCATGAACTTCTTGGTAGTAATAGAAGCATAAATTACCGATAAGCGTTAATTATAACTGTCAATTACTTAATATTGACCATATTGTGATTAATTATAAGACTTGTCTATTCTATTAAAATAAATCCTTCgtaataaaatatttcaaatagtATGCTTAAATGTCATCTGCACTAACTAATAATTAATACTAatcaatatatttttcttgaaaatagggTCTCAACCTATTTACTTTACTTAAGCTCATTGCTTTCCTATAAGAAGATGCGTCCAACGGACAAAACCGTGCGGATTTGTGCGTTTTCTGAATGAGTATGTCTCGGCGACCCTCGTTGGAATCCTCATCCGCCCCGAAATGGATCTTAAAATTCTCCTATGCAAGAAGCAAGCAAACTATACAAGAGATTCCCTCATCATCTGATGGTGCTCCAGACGCTCAGGTTTGACCTTATTCCTGCATTGGGTGTCATGCTCATCCTCAGCCGTTTGCTCTGCATTTAATGAGATGCCAATACTAGATGATTTGTTCATACATGGGAAAATCTCGTGACCACAATCGGATTCCATTCCAGATTGTGGATTCCCCTCACATCCACAATGTGGTGCAAGCGTTCTCGATGCACGACGGGGTCCTACCGCGGCTGGTGGGTCGTCGCAAGCGCTTGATCCGAACAAATTTCGCGCGCCGAAAAGATTGGTCTTTTGGGGGTCATATTCGTGCATCTTTTAAGTCACTCGAAATTCAGTGAATCAGGGAGGAAAATGGTATGTGGGCAAGTACTTTTTTGAGAGCTGTACCGTACGATAGAATGCCAAGAgcccctcccccctctctcaATCTCCAGAGTCGAGAACCCATTTCTGGCCAACCCCTCCTCTCCTGCCTATATAATTTCTCTCCTCTGCAAAATTTtcagagaaaggaagaagagagagacggcCATTGTTGCTGCTGCCGTTTGCCGTGAGTGACCAGATCAAAACAGGGCTTCTGAGTTTTGATTCAACCAAGAAATCCAAGAAccgattttttttctcccccatTTCTCGAAATAATCTTTAGTCTGCAAGAGCTGGTCTTTGACTGTCCACCTTCTGTGGTCCACCTTGTAAGTCAGCTCCAAACCTCGAGAACTCcaaattttcctccttttcataTCATTTATCTGTATTGTCATCTCTTGTATCTTTTTTGCCATTTTGCCTTTCTCTACGCACGTATTTACCCAGGGAGCGAGCGTGTGCAAAGCGCCTCCAAATCTTTACATGTCAAATCTCACAATGTGGTCAGGGGAGAGAGGTTCCTTTGGCTTCCGGTCACGTTAAAAAAGGCACCTTTTATCGTACTTGGGTTTGTGTTTTTATGCAAATCAATGCGAGGAGGAGGTCAAATTGGTCTTTTTCTGGGCAAAAGCTCCGAGTTTTGTCTGAAACGGGCTCAGAAGTCACGGTTGTAGACCCTCTTGCCTTGTGCTTTTCTCATGCCATCCCAAGAAAAAGATTTTGTCTGCACGCTCGCCGAGTCCGCTAATACGGACAAGCTCTTGGTCTAAGCATTtttaaggaagaagaaaaacgatTTCAGAGTTTTTGCGCGTCTCAGTCCACTCCCCCGCTCcgtaatttatttttaagaaaaatgtcTCTGTCCTGAAatttttcctgtcaaaatttcttcagagagagagagagagagtgttagAGAGACAGACACAGGTCTGAACCGTTGAAACAATACACGGACCTACTTGTCTTGTATGATTGCATCTGCATCGGGAACTCATTcccactgagagagagagaagggaagggGGGGAAGGAAGAACAGagtcttagagagagagagagagatggttgaCTCGGTTAAGTTCTGCATGGAATAAAGGTggttgacaaaaagaaaaaaggacgattttttttcctccttttagTTTATGTAAGTCTGTACTGCTCCGACTCCGGCATATTTTAAAGATCTCATCTTCGCACAACTCAATTTAGCGAGTGTTAAAAGATGAAATAGGGAGTTTTGTCTCTCCTCTAACTATTTTCTCCTACATGGTGTCCTGAAAGCATGTCTCTGTTATATGAGGTCACTTTGCAGAGAGCCAGAATGGAGGGGCAGAGTGAGATTGACCGCTTCGGAGAACTCTTCGAGGGAAGCTTCATGGGGAGGCTGAGGGACGAAGGGTCGGGGGGGAGTGACAACCAGTTCGACGGAGCTTCTGGGGATGACGATCAGGATGATGCTGTCGATGAAGAAGCAGAAGTTCTTACCCGCAAGAGGAAGAAGTACCACCGACACAGCCCATATCAAATTCAAGAACTTGAAGCGTAATCGATTCTATTTTCAATGTTATAGCTaacccttttgtgtaaatttcttcaatttggatgaaaaatctcaacttttttCCACGTCCCTTTAGTTTCTTTAAGGAGTGTCCTCATCCCGATGAGAAACAAAGGTTGGAGCTGAGCAGGAGGCTTGGTTTGGAGTCCAAGCAAATCAAGTTCTGGTTTCAGAACCGAAGGACCCAGATGAAGGTGAAGCCACATTTTTGTCTCAATCAGTCTTTTGGGTGTAAGCATAAAAATTGCTCTCTGGGCATTTGACTGATACGTGTTGTTGGTCATTTGAACCAGACTCAAATGGAGCGCCATGAGAATATTATGCTGAGAGACGATAACAACAGGCTCCGGAACGAGAACGACGCGATGCGGAGCAAACTGGCCGATCCCATTTGCAGCAACTGCGGCGGCACGGCCGTCTTTAATGGTACCGGCATGGTGTCCTACGGGGAGAACCTGCTGAGGGTCGAGAATGCTCGGTTGAAGGATGAAGTAGCTCGGGTTCGTGCTCTTACTGACAAGTTCTTGGGGAAACAACTTCCCACTGCATTCCTTCCGTCGAGCCCTCCCAGGTCCAATCGTGGTTCGGAGTTCTCCCCCCAGAGGCACGTTCCCAACGTTTCAATTGCTGCCAGTGCCGCAGTGCCGATGGGAATGAGCTCTCTAGATGGAATGTCGAATGCTTCCCCGGCTACTCCTTATGCTAGAACAGCAGCTGCGATGGCTAGGAATCAATTGTCGGCTGAAAA
Protein-coding sequences here:
- the LOC115740932 gene encoding stamen-specific protein FIL1, with translation MASVRAKLLMMFLVALVVAQTQVGEVRAQSCSTQMAGLNVCAPFVVPGTNKGPSAECCGALQVVEHDCLCSTLRVATSLPSACHLPPVSCDSM
- the LOC115740942 gene encoding putative non-specific lipid-transfer protein 14; the encoded protein is MGGGRSVQTPMTATMMIASLLFLGAAEAAVDCATVTALLSTCSTFIAYGTPDPYPGTPCCDAMTTLNMVAEPLEDRHAVCTCIMGLIDAYSPNATAIATLAGFCGVSLGFSISPNTDCNYLQS